The Polyangium aurulentum genomic interval CACCTGCTCCTGCAGCTCGGCCCGCGCGCTCTCCGCGAGCGCCCGGCCCTCGAGCTCGCGCGAGAGCTGCGCGTTCGCCAGCGATAGCTCCGCCGTGCGCCGCGCGACCTCGCGCTCGAGCCGCTCGTTCGCCGCCGCCAGCTCGTCGGTCGCGCCCTTGACGTTCGCGTAGAGCAGCGCGTTCTCGACCGTGATCGCGATCTGGTTGCAGAGCATCCGCAAGAGCGCGATCCGGCCGGCGGTGAACGCGTCGGTGAGCGCGTCGTTCTCGAGGTAGAGCACGCCCGAAAGCCGCCCCTGGTGCTCGAGCGGCAGGCAGAGCAGCGACCTCGGCGAGCGCGCCGCGATGTACGGGTCCGCGGCGAAGCGCGGATCGCTCGACGCGTCGCCCACCACGATCGAGCTGCGCGTCCTCGCCACGTACTGCACGACCGATCTCGCGAGCTCGTCGCACTCGGCGATCGGCTTGCGCACGCCGACGTGCACCGCGTCCGGATCCACGGTCATCGAGGCCGCCAGCTCGATGTCGTAGCCCCGCGCGATGAGCAGCGCCCCGCGCCGCGCGCCCGAGCTGACAAGGACCGCGCGCATCACGCGCTCGAGGGCCCGCTCGAGCACGATCTCCCCTGCGATCGCCTCCGTCGTGCGCAGCACGGTGGTCACGTCGAAGAGCGCGTCGGTCGGCGCGCCCTCGGCCACGTAGCTCGTGGGCCCGTCGATCGTCATGTCGTCCACGTCCGCGCCGAGCGACAGGCCCGGGAACCGCTCGCAGAGCTTCGCGGCGAGCGCATCCGCGCCCCACTGCCGGTAGAGGTCGTGCGCCGCCCCGAGGTGGAGCGCCGCGAGACGCCGCCGGCCCCGCGAGAGCGCGTGCTCGCCTGCCCGCTGGCTCGCAAGCGCCTCGCGGTGCAAGAGCCCCCCGCGCCGCGCCGCCTCGATCGCCCGCTCGTAATAATCCGCCGCCCCCGCCTCGTCGCCCCTGAGCCGCGCTGCCTCCGCGCAGAGCAGGTGGTGGCCGTGCTCGAAGTTGTCAGGCGCGTGCATGGCCCAGAGGGCGAGCTTTTCGACCTCGAGATCGGCCGCCGCGAGCATCTCGCGCCGCGCCTCCCCCGAGCGCTCCTGCGCGCACGCGAAGAGCGCGAGGCCGAGGAAGAGGTGGAACGTGGCCTCGATCGGCATGGCCATCATCGCGCCCTCCACCGCGCGCGCGTCGTGCGCGGCGGCGAGCGCCTCCTCGTACCGGCCCTCGGTGTAATGCAGGATGAGGCGCATCACGTGGTAGAACGCGATGCCGCAGCCGAAGCTCGATTTGCCGAGGCGATCGAGGCACGCGTCGACGTCGAAGAGATCGCTGCCGAGCAGCGGCCCGTCGGGGGGCGAGGGCTCGCGCAGGCGCGCGAAGAACTGCTGCTCGAGGCAGATCGTGTCGAAGACGGGCTCGCTCTTTATTTTGAGCGCAAACGAAGCGAAGCGCTCGGAGGCGAGCAGGACGTCCTCGAGCGGGTCGCCCTTCTCGTAGAGCTGCCAGATCGTCTCGAAGGCGAGGTAGCTCGCGTAGACGAGGTCGCCGGCCTCGAGGCACGCGGTGAACGCGCGGTCGAGCGTGGGGATGCCGGCCGCGAAGGGGCGCTTCCAGAACTGGATGTGATCGCCGTGCAGGTGCAGCAGCGTGCCCCGCAGCCGGAGCGTGCCGAACCTGTCGTTCAGGCGCAGCGACATCTCCGAGAACTGGTAGCCCCCCTCGATGTCCCCGAGCACCGAGACGAGCATGAGCGCGTAGACGCTGTACGCGTAGCAAGACGCCTCGGTGTTGCCGCCGTGGCGCAGGGACAGGCTCACCATCCGGAGCGCGACGAGCGGGAAGAAGGGCGGGCGGCCGATGTACGCGCAGGGCGCGATGTCGGCGAGCAGGTTGATCGTCGCCACCACGCGCGGGTCCGTGAGCTGCGGCAGGTGCTCGAGCGACGCGATGGTGCGGCCCGCCATGGCCTGGTCGATCACCCGAAGCTCCTCGTGCACGGCCTCGGCGATCGCGTCGTCGTCCTTGGGGAAGCGGATGCCGAAGGCCTCGAGCGACGCGAGCCCGATGTCGAGGCCCTCGGCGTAGTGGCCCGCCACCTGGTAGAGCCGCAGCCGCAGCCTGTGGATCGTGGTGAGGTCGAGATCGTCGCGCGCGCGCCGCTGGGCCTCCTGGAAGCGCACGTCGGCCTCCTCGAAGCGGCCGCAGAGGTACTCGCTCTCCGCCGCCCCCACGAACAGGCCGAAGGCGAGCGGGTACGCCGTCTCCCACGCGTCCTCGCCGAGCACCGTGATGCCCGTGTGGAAGTAGTCCGCCGCCTGCTCGTACGCCGCGCCTGCCTTGGCCCGGCCGCCCGCCAACAGCTCGAGCTCGGCCAGGCGCGAGCGCTCGGTGGGATCGGTGATCAGCGATGCGCCGTAGCTCAGGTGATCGACCACCTCGAAGAGCCGCTCGTCGAGCGCCTGCTGGGGCGTCGCGTAGAGCAGCAGCCGTCCGATGCGCAGGTGCGCCGCGCGCCGCTGCTCCTCGCCGATCATCGAGTACGCCGCCTGCTGCACGCGGTCGTGCAGGAAGCGGTACGACACCTCGACGCTCGACTGCGAGTCGACCGGCTCGTCGTCGTCCTCCTCGCGGTGGTGCGCGTAGCTGAACGAGGCATCGACGGGCAGGACGAGGCCCTGCCGGAGCGCGGGCCACAGCGCGCGTGCGGCGGGAGCCGGCGGCACCTCGAGGATCGTCGCCAGCGTGTGCAGGTCGAAGGCGTGCCCGATGGCGGCCGCGAGCCGCAGCGCTTCCTGGGTCTCCTGCGGTAGAAGGCCGATGCGGCCGACCATGAAGTCGACCACGTTGTCGGTCACGTCGCGCGCCGCGATCGCCTCGAGGTCGTAGCGCCAGGCGCCGATGCGCGTGTCGAACACGAGCAGCCGCTCCTCGGCGAGCATGCCGAGGA includes:
- a CDS encoding AAA family ATPase — protein: MLVLPGYTVARALRRGRSNVVYRATRDSDGRAVIIKTHAQENPGARVLGALRHEHGILRELDMPGVARALGLERREHGLALILDDIQAPTLAELLASRKLRLAEALRIAHLLAETLAALHARGIVHKDIEPANVLVAPDLSSVHLVDFGVATRISHEAAWTASPEALEGTLGYMSPEQTGRMNRSVDHRSDLYSLGCVLYELLTRERPFTPTDPMELVYSHVAKRPTPPEERAPSLPPVVSAITLKLLAKAAEDRYQTAAGLAADLQACIEQLDRTGTIDDFPLGRHDYTTTLRIPQKIYGRDEQKAALFAAFDRAAEGSAELVLVAGCAGIGKSALVRELAGPLARRGGHLAEGKFDQRSRSVPYSSITEALRRLLQALLAERAEVLARTRARIASALGANASVLSELIPEIDLVVGPSSRAPELGPAEARNRFHLVVRRFVRALGQPGQPLVLFLDDLQWADSASLELLRLIVTDPERGDLLIIGAYRDNEVMPPHALSTAIQELRQGGVVITELFLGPLELEDVVALLAGSLGQRPDDLVPLARLVHDKTYNNPFFVHQFLGMLAEERLLVFDTRIGAWRYDLEAIAARDVTDNVVDFMVGRIGLLPQETQEALRLAAAIGHAFDLHTLATILEVPPAPAARALWPALRQGLVLPVDASFSYAHHREEDDDEPVDSQSSVEVSYRFLHDRVQQAAYSMIGEEQRRAAHLRIGRLLLYATPQQALDERLFEVVDHLSYGASLITDPTERSRLAELELLAGGRAKAGAAYEQAADYFHTGITVLGEDAWETAYPLAFGLFVGAAESEYLCGRFEEADVRFQEAQRRARDDLDLTTIHRLRLRLYQVAGHYAEGLDIGLASLEAFGIRFPKDDDAIAEAVHEELRVIDQAMAGRTIASLEHLPQLTDPRVVATINLLADIAPCAYIGRPPFFPLVALRMVSLSLRHGGNTEASCYAYSVYALMLVSVLGDIEGGYQFSEMSLRLNDRFGTLRLRGTLLHLHGDHIQFWKRPFAAGIPTLDRAFTACLEAGDLVYASYLAFETIWQLYEKGDPLEDVLLASERFASFALKIKSEPVFDTICLEQQFFARLREPSPPDGPLLGSDLFDVDACLDRLGKSSFGCGIAFYHVMRLILHYTEGRYEEALAAAHDARAVEGAMMAMPIEATFHLFLGLALFACAQERSGEARREMLAAADLEVEKLALWAMHAPDNFEHGHHLLCAEAARLRGDEAGAADYYERAIEAARRGGLLHREALASQRAGEHALSRGRRRLAALHLGAAHDLYRQWGADALAAKLCERFPGLSLGADVDDMTIDGPTSYVAEGAPTDALFDVTTVLRTTEAIAGEIVLERALERVMRAVLVSSGARRGALLIARGYDIELAASMTVDPDAVHVGVRKPIAECDELARSVVQYVARTRSSIVVGDASSDPRFAADPYIAARSPRSLLCLPLEHQGRLSGVLYLENDALTDAFTAGRIALLRMLCNQIAITVENALLYANVKGATDELAAANERLEREVARRTAELSLANAQLSRELEGRALAESARAELQEQVIASQRARLRELSTPLMPITASIAVMPLIGMVDADRAREVTATALAAASARGARVVILDVTGVPDVGGEVARTLVDTAAALRLLGADAILTGLSSGAARTLVGMGASLSGLVTRSTLQSGIAHALARTGEARALASSRN